A single uncultured Methanobrevibacter sp. DNA region contains:
- the ilvN gene encoding acetolactate synthase small subunit has translation MVLEYHVISTLVEDKPGVLQKVAGLFTRRGFNIDSITVGESEVEGLARMVITVKADQKLLEQVTKQLNKLVDVIKIKDITKNAVKRELCLVKVNIPNEKARAEIMQYVNIFRAKIVDVCEEALIIEITGDMEKVDAFISLLKGYGIKKITRTGLTAMSRGFHS, from the coding sequence ATGGTTTTAGAGTATCACGTTATAAGTACATTAGTTGAAGATAAACCAGGGGTATTACAAAAGGTTGCTGGTTTATTTACAAGAAGAGGCTTTAATATTGATAGTATTACAGTTGGAGAGTCTGAAGTTGAAGGTTTAGCTCGTATGGTTATAACTGTAAAAGCAGATCAAAAATTATTAGAGCAAGTTACAAAACAATTAAATAAGCTTGTTGATGTTATTAAAATAAAAGATATTACTAAAAATGCTGTTAAAAGAGAGTTATGTCTAGTTAAAGTAAATATTCCAAATGAAAAAGCTAGAGCAGAAATAATGCAGTATGTTAACATTTTCAGAGCTAAAATAGTTGATGTTTGTGAAGAAGCTTTAATTATTGAAATTACAGGAGATATGGAAAAAGTAGATGCGTTTATATCTCTTTTAAAAGGTTATGGAATTAAAAAGATTACTCGCACAGGCCTTACAGCTATGTCTCGTGGATTCCATTCATGA
- a CDS encoding carbonic anhydrase: MMILNEILENNKKFVDEFEGVELSHHPQKKLAILTCMDCRLTGFLEPALGIERGDAKIIKNAGNTIVGEDAIRSIAAAIFSLGAEEVLVIGHTECGMAGSDSEKLRNTMLERGISQEEIDKVDLKSWIGGFESEEENVKDTVEKIRNHPLIPEVPIHGLMIDIVTGKLDVVVDDR; the protein is encoded by the coding sequence ATGATGATTCTTAATGAAATTTTGGAGAATAATAAGAAATTTGTAGATGAATTTGAAGGTGTGGAGTTATCCCACCACCCCCAAAAAAAGTTAGCTATCTTAACTTGTATGGATTGTAGGTTAACTGGATTTTTAGAACCAGCACTTGGCATTGAAAGGGGAGATGCTAAGATAATCAAAAATGCAGGAAATACGATAGTTGGTGAAGATGCGATTCGTTCAATAGCTGCAGCAATTTTCTCACTTGGTGCTGAGGAAGTTTTAGTTATTGGTCACACTGAGTGTGGAATGGCAGGTTCTGATAGTGAAAAACTAAGAAATACTATGCTTGAGAGAGGAATTTCTCAAGAAGAAATAGACAAGGTTGATTTAAAATCTTGGATTGGTGGATTTGAGAGTGAAGAGGAAAATGTTAAAGATACAGTTGAAAAAATTAGGAATCATCCTCTTATTCCAGAAGTACCAATTCATGGTCTTATGATAGACATTGTCACAGGTAAATTAGACGTTGTAGTAGATGATAGATAA